The genomic interval TATACCCGTCAAGTGGCATGGATTGATCAAGAAGAATATCGTGTATGGAAAATTGATTTTTATGATCGTAAAAATGATCTACTGAAGACTTTGGAAAACAAGGACTTTAAACAGTATTTGGATCAATATTGGCGTCCTTCCCTAAGTGTGATGCAAAACCACCAAACTGGTAAAGCGACGCGCTTAGAATATGAAGCCTATGAATTCAAAGTAGGCTTAGATGAGCGAGCATTTACCAAGAATAGTCTTAAGCGAGCGCGTTAGTGATGCGCTTTATATCGAAATGTATGAGCATGTGTGTTGGTAAAAGTGCAATTGCCATGGTGTTACTGGTAACAACCAGTGTGACTCAAGCCCGAACCGATGTGTTAGGTCAGGTCGATTATGAACTGACGGCCTACGCAGAAGATGCGACCTATGGTCCTGATGCAGGTTTGAAGAACAGCGTCGCACTGCGCGGCGAGGTTTATCAGGATTGGGATGATGGTTATCAATCTATAACCTTCAAACCTTTTTATCGCTGGGATGAAAACGATGAAGAGCGTACCCATGGCGATATTCGAGAACTCATTTGGCACAAGGTTGGCTTAGGCTATGAACTGAAAGCGGGCATTGGCAAGGTGTTCTGGGGCGTGACCGAGTCAGCGCACTTAGTGGATATCATCAACCAAACGGATCTGGTGGAAAGCATTGATGGTGAGCAAAAGCTGGGTCAGCCGATGATTCAGTTATTGTTAGAGCGTGATTGGGGTAACCTAGATCTATTTGTGTTGCCCTATCAGCGTGAACGTACTTTACCCGGCCAAGACGGACGTTTGTCAGGTGGCTTAGCCTATGACGATACTCAATACGAAAGTGATCAAGAGCAGTCCCATGTTGCGGTCGCAGGTCGATATTACACCTACATCGATCAACTGGAATATGCATTCAGTGTATTTCATGGGACGTCCAGAGAACCTGTATTGGGCGTGAGTCAGCTCAGCGGAAATGTGGTGCCGTATTACCCGCTCATTAATCAGCTTGGTTTAGAAGTGCAGTACTTGGACGAAGGCTGGGCTTGGAAATTAGAAAGCATCTATCGCGATGGTATGCCGGAGTACTCAATTGAGCAGTTCGGTCAAAGATTGGCAGTGCTACAAACACCAAGTGGGTTGCAAGTCGCGGATGACGAAGCTTATTGGTCCAGTGTGGCAGGTTTTGAATACACTCAAGTTGGTGTATTTGATAGTCGGATAGACCTCGGCTGGGTGGCGGAGCATTTATATGACTCACGCCAGGCAAAAGCTAGCTTATCGGCGTTTGAACATGATGTATTACTCGGTACTCGTTGGTCATTCAATGATGCGGAAGAGAGTACATTGCTTGTCGGCATGCTTTACGATTATGAGTATCAAGACTATGGATTGAGTCTTGAAGGCAGTACGCGCCTTGATAATCGCTTATCGGTAGATGTGGAGGCGAGGGTGTTTGCTCCCAGTAGTCAGAATCCTCAGTTCGGCCTGCGCGATGACGATTTCATCGAAATCACGCTTCAGTACTATTTTTAGTAGTATCTTGTAACTGGCTCATGGATGAGCCATATTTAAATCGTTTATTTACTTATATTCATGATCAGAATAATTGACATGGTTGATTTCAGAACGTATGTTTAAAACAATCGTTTGAATTAAAGATCTAGCCATGGCACAAAGTGATACAGTAACACGCATACTCGACGCCGCAGAAGAGCTGTTCGCAGAGCAGGGCTTTGCTGAGACGTCTCTCCGCACGATTACCGCAAAAGCCGATGTTAATTTGGCTGCAGTGAACTACCACTTCGGCTCAAAAAAAGCCCTAATCCAAGCAGTGTTTGCACGCTTTGTTACGCCGTTTAGCCGTCTGGTGGAGAGTAGTCTTGACCTTCACGCGAAGCAGAATCCAGACACCGTGTTGACCGTGGAAGAAATTCTGAAGTTTGTTGCTCGGGCCATTACCAATGTTACTCAAGGTGATCGTCGTCGAGTGGCTATTTTTATGCGACTTCTAGGGCTGGCTTATAATCAGGGTCAAGGCCACTTGCGTAAATTCCTGCAGAATGAATATCGAGGTATGTATCGACGTGTTATGGCGCTTATTGCCGAGGCAACGCCGGATCTTCAACCTGTAGAACGCTTTTGGCGCTTCCACTTTATGTTAGGTGCTGCCGCTTTCACGTTGTCGAGCATGGAAAATTTACGTGCCATCGTTGAGCATGACTTTAATACGGAATGTACAGAAGAAGACGTAATTAACTATTTGATGCCTTTCCTTGCTGCGGGTATTCAGGCAAAGTAGGGCCTTTATAAAATTGTTAAAGGTCTACTCGTGCGCGAGATTTGTATTAGTATTGCCAATCAAACGCTGACAACTATTGAAAACGGCGAGACTATCAAGGTCTTCTCTGTTTCTACTGCTCTAAATGGTCCCGGTGAGCAAAACGGAACAGGGCAGACTCCTACCGGTTCTCATTATGTTCGTGCCAAAATCGGTGGTGACCAGCCAAAGTGCTCTGTGTTCCGTGGTCGCCGTCCTACCGGCGAAATTTATTCTGATGATCTTGCAAAAGCGTATCCAAAACGAGATTGGATCCTGAGTCGAATTCTATGGTTATGTGGCAAGGAAGTCGGTAAGAATCGTTTAGGTAACGTTGATACTATGGCGCGCTATATATACATCCATGGAACTCCGGATACTGAAGCTATGGGTCAAGCCCTTAGCCATGGTTGTATTCGTATGCGTAACGACGATGTGATTGAACTCTTTGATTGGGCACCCATCCAATGCCCAGTTTTAATAACAAAAGAATAAGACCTACTCTTAATGAAAGCGTGTTTAATAACTGACATAGAAACCCATTCACTCAGTGAAGATGAACGAACATGGTTAAGTCATTCCTATCTGGCTGGTATCATTTTGTTTACCCGTCACTTCGAAAGTAAAACGCAATTAAAGACTTTGATTAGTGAGATCAAAGCCATCAATCCTAAGTTATTAATAACAGTTGATCACGAAGGAGGGCGAGTACAGCGTTTTCGTGATGGTTTTACGCGAGTGCCCGCAATGGGGCGCTTAGGTAAGCTATATCAAGAAGACTCAGCAAGAGCGAATCAACTTGCTTTTGATTCAGCTGTCGTATTGTGTTGTGAACTGCTTGATATAGGCATTGATCTAACCTACGCACCCGTATTAGACATTGATTATCAACGCAATCAAGTTGTCGGTGATAGAGGGTTTGCACACACCAAAGAAGCTATAGTGGATCTAGCATCTCATTTTATCGACGGTGTGAAATCGATTGGTTTTCCTTCAGTGGCAAAACACTTTCCTGGTCACGGCTGGGTAACACAAGACAGTCACGTTTCTTGTCCAGTAGATGAGCGCAGCTTTGAAGAAATCAAAAGTAACGACTTGTGGGTGTTTGATCACTTAATGCCTAAAATTGATTGGATTATGCCAGCCCATGTGGTTTATGAGAGAGTAGACGAACAACCTGCAGGTTTCTCCAAACATTGGGTTACAAATATTCTTCGTAATGATATGGGATTTCAAGGTCCGGTAGTGAGTGATGATTTATCGATGGAAGGCGCAGCGCAAACGGGCGGCTATGCATCACGAGCGAAGGCTGCATTGGATGCCGGTTGTAATGTGATGCTTGCATGTAATTCATCAGTGGCACCCAAAGAGATATTGGAATTTTTATCTCATAGCGAGTATGAGCGTTTGGATTTGAGTGAGTATCAATCTAAACCACAAAAAATGATTTTGGATATGCCTGTATACCAGCAGGCCTTAGCACGCATAATGGAGTTTAATCATGAGCTTTGATTACCAATATTGGTTGGGGATTTGGTGGATAGAATCGATCGCGATAGCGGTAGTGGGCTTGCTCGCCTATTTTGTGATTAGTTTAATTATTGATCGTTTAAAAGCAAAAGCGGAAAAAACCCGTATTCAATTTGATGATGCGGTGATAGAGGCTGTGCAATCGCCGATTAGTTGGGGTGTATTGTTTACTACAGCTTGGATTATTTTAAGTAAAGTGCAAAACCACTTTGAAAGTATTGTACTGCCAAGTCAGCAGAATACTTTTACGATTGTTTATTCTGCGTTGTTCTGCTGGTTTATGCTGAGTCTGATTCGTATTCGTGAGAATCAAATTTGGAAAGGTCAGGTTGAGACAAAGGCAGACAAAACGACGATTAGCGGTATTTTTAAAGTATTACGTCTCATCGTTATTATTCTTACTTTGTTAGTAGTGTTTCAAACACTGGGTGTATCCATTAGTGGTATTGTTGCTTTTGGTGGTGTAGGTGGTGCTGCTGTCGCCTTTGCTGCGCGCGACATGTTGGCCAATTTTTTTGGTGGCTTAATGGTCTTTTTAGATAAGCCGTTTTCAGTAGGTGATTGGATCCGCTCTCCTGATCAAAATATTGAAGGTTCTGTTGAGAACATTGGGTGGCGTATTACAAAGATTCGCACGTTTGATCTTCGTCCCTTATATGTTCCAAATTCCGTTTTTACTAATATCAGTATTGAAAATCCACAGCGAATGTTGCACCGCAGAATCTACGAAAAGGTCGGTATTCGCTATAAGGATTTCTCTCAAATCAAAGCTATCTGTGATGATGTCGAAGCTATGCTAAACGAGCACGAAGACATTAACGATCAGCAAACACTAATGGTTAACTTTAATCAGTTTGCGGCATCCTCTTTGGAGTTCTTTATATATTGCTTTACCCATACCAAACATTGGGAGACGTATCACAAGGTTAAGCAAGACGTGCTAATCAAGGTGGGAGAGATCATCCAGAAACATGAGGCTGAAATAGCGTTTCCAACGCACACTGTGCATATGGAGACACCACAGTTTGCCGGTTTGAACGATGAGGCTCCTCAATGACCTTGACAGCAATTATTGGTGGAACGGGCTTAAATCATATACCTGAGCTTGAGGATAAACTCGAGTTGTCCGTCGCCACAGAACTAGGCGAAGTGAATGTAGTAAAAGCCACATGGCAAGGGTGCCCTGTGGTATTTTTAGCGCGTCATGGTAACCCACATAAAATTCCACCGCATAAAATAAATTATCGGGCAAACTTACTCGCTCTGGAGCAGCTCAATGTGACGCAAATTATTGCCGTGAATGCTGTTGGTGGTATTCATGAAGCTATGGGTCCTGAGACTATTTGTCTGCCAGATCAAATAATTGATTATACACACGGTCGCGAAGCGACGTTCTTTGATGGTGAATTTAGGGCGCTGGATCATATTGATTTCAGTCATCCTTATTCTTCGGCTATGCGTGAGAAGCTGTTAATGGCCTCTCAAATCGCAAATATAGATGTATTTTCTCAAGGTGTTTATGGCGCCACTCAGGGTCCGCGTCTAGAGACGGCTGCTGAAATTCGCAGTATGCGTGAAGATGGTTGTGATGTAGTGGGAATGACGGGAATGCCAGAAGCCGCCTTAGCGAGGGAGTTGAATATTCCCTATGCGTCTGTTTGCTTAATTGTAAACTGGGGTGCGGGTATGACGCAGACTCCCATCACGATGAATGAGATTAAGGCGGTGCTTGAATCAGGTATGCATAGGGTGCGTAACCTGGTTCAAACGTTTTTATCCATGTCGCTTCATTAAATACGAGAATTTAATACGGACTGATTACTACCCTCTGTGTTCTTTAACGTCTCTTCGGCATCTGTTTCTTCAGATGCTGATTTCTTCAGTGGATTAGTTACAGGAATTGCTCGCATAATGACGCCCAACTTGGGATGGTCAAGGTAGTGGATTTCACCGCTTCGCATGCGTCTGCTTTGAGAAAAACTAAGTGTCTCTTCGATGCTTTTGGCATCTTCCCCCAAATACTGTACTTGGAATAATCCATGTAGATAGCGTGTCACATGTAAACGAAATAGACCTTTTAAACGGGGAGTTTGCATGTGTGTTGCGGAGCTTTCGAGATATATTGGCGTGCTATGAGGTTTGTCATATACAGGTTGAGACCACTGTAAATTTATCAATACAGGTTGCTGCACAGGGTCTAAACGATCGACAATATTTTGCCAATCTTCACTGATATTCTGTTTAACGAACGCGTGATTGTTCACGGCTTCTTGGTGCAAGGCGAGAGGACTGTTGACCCCAGAATTGCTAATGGCCACTTGATTGCCATCGTGGAGTTGCATTATGGAACCCATATCCAGTTCGACCGGCTTGAAAGAAAATTCCTCGTCCAAGGTCGCATCTGATTTCTGTTGAAATAGCGTAATATTGACTTGGTACCAGCGCGCATTCTCTACCGACTCTTGCTCATCTTCCGCATGAGAAAAAGGAGTGCCGAGCGTCAATAAGGCCGTGCTTAGATAAGCAACTAGAGTTCGCATATACAACTGAGTCATTATGACTTTCCTGATAATAATGTAAGCACTTCTGCCACTTGCTTGAAGCGAGATTCAGCATCTGGCATATCAAAATAAAATTTCAAAGCGTTCGCGCCATCCAACTTAAAACTTGCTGGTTTGGTTTGTACCATGCGAACCATGGTATAGGGATCAATCTTGGTATCACTACCAAATTCAATTCGCCCAGCTGATTCTCCCGCATCCAGCTTCACAATGCCAAGTTTATCAAGCTCAAATTTTAATTCGGTCACACGGAATAAGAATTTTACTTGCTCTGGCAGTAGGCCGAAGCGATCAATCATCTCAACTTGCAGCTCTTTGAGATCTTCTTCGTTTTTAGCGTTGCTGATGCGCTTATATAAAATGAGACGGTTGTGGACGTCGGGCAAGTAGTCATCAGGAATCAGTGCTGGAATGCGTAAATTAATTTCTGCACCTGTCTCAACAGGACTATCAAGGCTGAGCTCCTTGCCTTGTTTGATTGCCTCTACGGCACGCTCTAATAATTCCATATATAGGCTAAAGCCCACGTTTTGAATGTGACCGCTTTGCTCTTCACCTAAGAGTTCACCAGCACCGCGGATTTCCAAGTCATGGGTGGCAAGCATAAAGCCTGCCCCCAAGTCTTGCGCGTGCGATATTGCGTCCAAGCGTTTCTCGGCGTCCTTGGTGATTTTCTTTTCGATAGGCGTCATCAAATACGCGTAAGCTTGATGATGGCTGCGGCCTACGCGACCACGCAACTGGTGAAGCTGGGCTAAACCAAACTTATCGGCACGCTCAAGTACAATGGTGTTTGCATTGGGCACATCGATGCCAGTTTCAACAATGGTCGTACAGACTAAAACATTAAAGCGCTTATGATAAAAGTCGCTCATGACGCTCTCGAGCTGTCGCTCAGTCATTTGCCCATGTGCTACGCCAATGCGCGCATCGGGTATGAGTTTGGCCAAATCTTCAGCGGTTTTTTCAATGGTTTTAACTTCGTTATGAAGGTAATAGACTTGACCGCCTCGCAATATTTCACGTAGCACAGCTTCTTTTACTAGGTTTTCATCCCATTTTTTTACAAACGTTTTAACAGCCAAACGTCGAGCAGGCGGGGTGGCAATTATTGAAAGATCGCGAACACCTGACATGGCCATATTCAGTGTTCTAGGTATTGGCGTTGCGGTCATGGTAAGTATGTCCACGTCCGCACGAAGAGCTTTAATGCGTTCTTTTTGCTGCACGCCAAAGCGGTGCTCCTCGTCGATGATTAGTAAGCCAAGGTCTTTAAATTTCACATCTTTTTGCAGTAGCTTATGCGTACCAACAACAATATCTGTTGTACCGTCTTCGAGGCCTTTTAAGGCGGCTGTTTTGTTGGCACCCGTTTTAAAACGAGAAATACCCTCTACTTTGATAGGCCAATCCGCGAAGCGATCGCGAAAAGTTTCAAAATGCTGTTGAGCAAGCAGGGTGGTGGGCACGAGAACGGCTACTTGCTTGCCATTTTGTGCTGCCAAAAACGCTGCACGAAGAGCGACCTCAGTTTTACCAAAACCTACATCACCACATACCAAGCGGTCCATAGGGTTTGCTTTCATCATGTCGGTAACAACGGCATTGATGGCTTGCTTTTGGTCTGCGGTTTCTTCAAATGGGAAGTCGGCAGCGAACAGTTCGTATTCGTCACGCGGGTAACTGAAACCATGGCCTGGTTTCGCTTCGCGTTTGGCATATACCTCTAAAAGCTCCGCCGCTGTATCTCGAATTTTCTCTAAAGCTTTGCGACGTTGAGCACTCCATTTATCTGTGCCTAGTTTGTGTAGCGGAGCTATTTCTGTATCAGCTCCACTGTAGCGGCTGATTAAATGAAGGGATGCTACAGGGACATAAAGTTTGGCACCGCCAGCGTATTCTAAGGTGACGAATTCGTTTATTTCTCCACCGGCGTCAAGGGTTTCAAGACCTCTATAGCGACCAACACCATGGTCAATATGCACGACGGCCGCACCCGGAGTCAGTTCGGTAAGATTGCGAATAACATTTTCGCTTTGGTCTTTTTCTTGTTTTTGGCGTCGGCTTTGGCGAATACGTTCACCAAAAAGCGCGTTTTCGCTAACTAGCCAAAGATTTTGATCATGGCAGAAAAAGCTGTCTTCCAGTGGCGCCGTCGTAATGGCCACTTCGAATTCGTTTTCAATAATGTCTTGCCATTCATCGATGACTTGCGGGGATACTTTTATCCTCTGCAAAAGCTCAATTAGTGCTTCACGTCGGCCGGCACTTTCGACACTGAAGACCACTGACTGATGGGTTTCATTTAAGAACTGCTCTAGTTTGGCCAGTGGTCTTTCTTTTTTATGGTCGACTTGAATGGATGGAAGTTCTGGGCTTGAGTAGTTTTCTTTGCCTTGTGCTTCTTCTACCGTGTTTGCGCTAAAACGTACACGGCCCAAGTCTTTGAATTTGGCAAAGATATCATTGTCATTTAGGTAGATTTCTTTCGGCGCGAGAACCGGCTGGCGAATGTCATGACGGCGATCTTCGTAGCGATTTTCGATATCTTGCCAGTTGTGCTGAATTTGGTCTTGCAAACTATCGGGGAAGATAACTTGTGTTTGCTGCGGCAAATAGTCAAATAGCGTTGCGGTTTCATCGAAAAACAGGGGCATATAATATTCGATGCCACCTGGAGCAATTTGCTTAATAACATCCGTGTAGAGAGGGCTCTCTTTAGGATCGCTGTCAAAGAACTCAAACCAGCGACTTTTGAAGCAGCGAATACCGGGTTTATCGAGCGGTACTTCTTTCGCTGGCAGTAGTTCGATTTTGTCAGTGGTTTCGGTGGAGCGTTGTGTTTCTGGATTGAACCAGCGAATACTTTCTATCTCGTCGTCAAACAGCTCAATACGAAAAGGTGTTTCAGACCCCATGGGAAAAATATCGAGTATTGCACCACGCACACAGAATTCGCCATGTTCATAAACCCCGTCCACGCTTTGATAACCAGCTGATACCAACTGCTGTCTCAGCTTATCCATATCTAGGGTCTCGCCAACGCTTAAGCTGAAGCTGTGGCCGAGAATATAGCTCACGGGTGGTAAGCGTAACTGTAATGAAAGTGCCGGAATGACGGCGATAGCGCGCTCAGATTTAGGTAGATTGGCAAGAGTGCTTAGTCGTTCACTGATAATATCTTGATGAGGCGAAAAATAGTCATATGGAAGTGTTTCCCAATCTGGCAGGCTGATGACATCGCCATTGAAGAAATAGCTAATTTCTTCCGTAAGTCGTTGGCTCTCGCCACTACTGTTGGTTATAACAAGTGTCAGCCCTTTGTATTGGCTTGCGCTAACAGCTAGCTGATGGGCTAGCGCGCTGCCTTTAATATTTCCCCAGGTTTTTAGATCACCTGCATGTAATGGCGGGGTAAGGGACATGGTAATCCTTGCTGTCTCTACTAGATCAAAGACGCGCTAGTTTACTCAAAGGGGAGTGAGCTGTTAAGGGGGTTCAATTGTTGGATGTGAAGCCCCGTGTTTCCTGCCATTAAAATGAAACAATCATTGAGATTCATTGCTTTTGTCGGCATAATACCGCCCAATTTTTTGACCTAAAAGTTTGAGGGTATTATCCGTGAGTCAAGATGTTCGTGAAGCTTGCTTGAATGACTGGAAATTGCGTGAAGAAACCGCTGAAGCCATGATTCCGCTGGTTGGTGGTCTATACCGCAAGAACAATGTTGTGTTGTCGGTATACGGTCGTCCAATCATCAATCGCTCTGTGATTGATATCATCAAGGCTCACCGTTTTGTGCGTCAGGTAGAGAAAGAAGAGCTATCTGTGCAAGACACATTGCCAGTATTGAAAGTACTTGTAGATTGTGGAGTGGCAAACTGTCATATCGACATCGGTAAAATGGCAATCCAGTTCCGCGAAGAAGGTCAGGGTCAATCACTAGACGATTTTGTTAAAGGCCAACTAGAGCAAGTAGTTGAGCAAGCCAAATCTGCTCAAGACGGAAAAGACGTTGTATTGTACGGTTTTGGTCGTATCGGTCGCCTTTTGGCTCGTATCATGGTTGAGAAAGCCGGTGGCGGTCAGAGCATGCGCCTACGTGCAATCGTCGTACGTAAAGGCAAGGGCAACGATCTAATGAAACGTGCTAGCTTGCTTCGTCGTGATTCTATCCACGGTTCTTTCAAGGGTACTATTCAGGTAGATGAAGAAAATACTGCTCTGATTGTTAATGGTACCTACATTCAGATTATCTATGCTAATAGCCCAAGCGAAATTGATTACACGCAATATGGCATTAATGACGCGTTAGTGATCGACAATACGGGTGTATGGCGTGACGCTGAAGGCCTAGGCCAGCATGCGGCTTGTAAAGGTGTTGCTAAAGTGTTGTTAACAGCGCCTGGTAAAGGTGATCTGAAAAACATCGTATACGGTGTTAACCACGGTGACATCGAAGAGTCAGACAATATCTTGTCGGCTGCATCTTGTACTACGAACGCCATTACGCCTGTTCTTAAAGCGCTTAATGATGAGTACGGTATTGAAGGTGGTCACGTTGAAACGGTTCACTCTTATACGAACGATCAAAATCTGATTGATAACTACCACAAAGGCGATCGTCGTGGTCGAGCTGCTGCTCTTAATATGGTTATCACTGAAACAGGTGCAGCGAAAGCGGTATCTAAGGCGCTGCCAGAGCTAGAAGGCAAGTTGACTGGTAACGCGATCCGAGTTCCAACGCCAAATGTATCGATGGCGATTCTGTCACTTACGCTAAATAAAGAAGTTAGCAAAGATGATTTGAATGACTATCTGCGTGAAGTGTCTTTGCACTCTTCTCTGCAGAAGCAAATCGATTACGTTCACAGCCCAGAAGTAGTATCGAGCGATTTTGTTGGTAATCGTTGTGCCGGTATCGTAGATGGCGAAGCGACTATTGTTAGTGGTAACCGCGTTAACGTCTATGTATGGTATGACAACGAGTACGGCTACAGCCGCCAAGTAGTTCGCATTGCGCAGCAATTGTGCAATGTTTACTACCCAACCTATCCATGGGTTGAAAAATAAACAAGACATAAGCCGCTGATAAAACAGCGGCTTTTTTGTTTGTTCGAAAAATAAGCATAATATAGAGCTATGGCTATACTGTTCTCCATTAGTTGGTGAATTTGCGGGTTATTGCTAGTCACTTCTGAAACAGATCATTATACTAGCGCCAAGTTTTATAAGAGCTTTTACTCGAGCTTCTAACTGTCTGAAAAATAAGCAAAAACTCGCTTTTGACAAGGTAATGGCCTAAGTTTAGGACGTACTGCGCCAAAGGGCGGGTTTTGATAATTTTAAACTGTGATTAGGCAAGGCATATGATCAAAATCAAAAAAGGTCTAGACCTGCCAATATCCGGGGCACCAGAGCAGAACATTACCGATGGTAATGAGGTCTCCCGGGTTGCATTGGTAGGGTACGACTACGTGGGAATGAAACCCACCATGCTTGTGCAGGTGGGGGACAAGGTGAAAAAGGGGCAAGTGCTCTTCACCGACAAGAAAACGGAAGGTGTCCAATACACTGCACCCGTCAGTGGTGAGGTGAAGGAAATCAACCGTGGAGCTCGTCGTGTTTTCGAATCTCTAGTGATTGAAAAACAGGGTAGCGATGAGGTTGAGTTCAACAAGTACAGCACTGAACAAATCGCAAATCTAAGTGCTGAAGAAGTACAGAAGCAGCTTGTTGAATCTGGTGAGTGGACTGCAATTCGCACTCGTCCGTTTTCAAAGGTTCCTGCGTTAGACAGTAAGCCGAGTTCTATTTTTGTTGCTGCTGTGGATACTAATCCATTAGCTGCGGATCCTGCACTTGTGATCAAAGAGCAGCAGCAAGCCTTTAACGACGGTTTGGCTGTACTTTCTCGTTTTAGCGATAAGCTGTTCGTGACCAAAGCAGCGGGCTCTAACCTAGAAGCGAAGGGCGCTCAGCTAGTAGACGTCGACGGTCCACACCCAGCTGGTCTTGTGGGTACAGCGATCCATTTCCTAGACCCTGTTAGTGCTACAAAAACAGTATGGAATGTTGGTTATCAAGATGTGATT from Bermanella marisrubri carries:
- a CDS encoding TetR/AcrR family transcriptional regulator, which encodes MAQSDTVTRILDAAEELFAEQGFAETSLRTITAKADVNLAAVNYHFGSKKALIQAVFARFVTPFSRLVESSLDLHAKQNPDTVLTVEEILKFVARAITNVTQGDRRRVAIFMRLLGLAYNQGQGHLRKFLQNEYRGMYRRVMALIAEATPDLQPVERFWRFHFMLGAAAFTLSSMENLRAIVEHDFNTECTEEDVINYLMPFLAAGIQAK
- a CDS encoding L,D-transpeptidase gives rise to the protein MREICISIANQTLTTIENGETIKVFSVSTALNGPGEQNGTGQTPTGSHYVRAKIGGDQPKCSVFRGRRPTGEIYSDDLAKAYPKRDWILSRILWLCGKEVGKNRLGNVDTMARYIYIHGTPDTEAMGQALSHGCIRMRNDDVIELFDWAPIQCPVLITKE
- the nagZ gene encoding beta-N-acetylhexosaminidase, with translation MKACLITDIETHSLSEDERTWLSHSYLAGIILFTRHFESKTQLKTLISEIKAINPKLLITVDHEGGRVQRFRDGFTRVPAMGRLGKLYQEDSARANQLAFDSAVVLCCELLDIGIDLTYAPVLDIDYQRNQVVGDRGFAHTKEAIVDLASHFIDGVKSIGFPSVAKHFPGHGWVTQDSHVSCPVDERSFEEIKSNDLWVFDHLMPKIDWIMPAHVVYERVDEQPAGFSKHWVTNILRNDMGFQGPVVSDDLSMEGAAQTGGYASRAKAALDAGCNVMLACNSSVAPKEILEFLSHSEYERLDLSEYQSKPQKMILDMPVYQQALARIMEFNHEL
- a CDS encoding mechanosensitive ion channel family protein, translating into MSFDYQYWLGIWWIESIAIAVVGLLAYFVISLIIDRLKAKAEKTRIQFDDAVIEAVQSPISWGVLFTTAWIILSKVQNHFESIVLPSQQNTFTIVYSALFCWFMLSLIRIRENQIWKGQVETKADKTTISGIFKVLRLIVIILTLLVVFQTLGVSISGIVAFGGVGGAAVAFAARDMLANFFGGLMVFLDKPFSVGDWIRSPDQNIEGSVENIGWRITKIRTFDLRPLYVPNSVFTNISIENPQRMLHRRIYEKVGIRYKDFSQIKAICDDVEAMLNEHEDINDQQTLMVNFNQFAASSLEFFIYCFTHTKHWETYHKVKQDVLIKVGEIIQKHEAEIAFPTHTVHMETPQFAGLNDEAPQ
- a CDS encoding S-methyl-5'-thioinosine phosphorylase — protein: MTLTAIIGGTGLNHIPELEDKLELSVATELGEVNVVKATWQGCPVVFLARHGNPHKIPPHKINYRANLLALEQLNVTQIIAVNAVGGIHEAMGPETICLPDQIIDYTHGREATFFDGEFRALDHIDFSHPYSSAMREKLLMASQIANIDVFSQGVYGATQGPRLETAAEIRSMREDGCDVVGMTGMPEAALARELNIPYASVCLIVNWGAGMTQTPITMNEIKAVLESGMHRVRNLVQTFLSMSLH
- a CDS encoding CsiV family protein yields the protein MTQLYMRTLVAYLSTALLTLGTPFSHAEDEQESVENARWYQVNITLFQQKSDATLDEEFSFKPVELDMGSIMQLHDGNQVAISNSGVNSPLALHQEAVNNHAFVKQNISEDWQNIVDRLDPVQQPVLINLQWSQPVYDKPHSTPIYLESSATHMQTPRLKGLFRLHVTRYLHGLFQVQYLGEDAKSIEETLSFSQSRRMRSGEIHYLDHPKLGVIMRAIPVTNPLKKSASEETDAEETLKNTEGSNQSVLNSRI
- the mfd gene encoding transcription-repair coupling factor yields the protein MSLTPPLHAGDLKTWGNIKGSALAHQLAVSASQYKGLTLVITNSSGESQRLTEEISYFFNGDVISLPDWETLPYDYFSPHQDIISERLSTLANLPKSERAIAVIPALSLQLRLPPVSYILGHSFSLSVGETLDMDKLRQQLVSAGYQSVDGVYEHGEFCVRGAILDIFPMGSETPFRIELFDDEIESIRWFNPETQRSTETTDKIELLPAKEVPLDKPGIRCFKSRWFEFFDSDPKESPLYTDVIKQIAPGGIEYYMPLFFDETATLFDYLPQQTQVIFPDSLQDQIQHNWQDIENRYEDRRHDIRQPVLAPKEIYLNDNDIFAKFKDLGRVRFSANTVEEAQGKENYSSPELPSIQVDHKKERPLAKLEQFLNETHQSVVFSVESAGRREALIELLQRIKVSPQVIDEWQDIIENEFEVAITTAPLEDSFFCHDQNLWLVSENALFGERIRQSRRQKQEKDQSENVIRNLTELTPGAAVVHIDHGVGRYRGLETLDAGGEINEFVTLEYAGGAKLYVPVASLHLISRYSGADTEIAPLHKLGTDKWSAQRRKALEKIRDTAAELLEVYAKREAKPGHGFSYPRDEYELFAADFPFEETADQKQAINAVVTDMMKANPMDRLVCGDVGFGKTEVALRAAFLAAQNGKQVAVLVPTTLLAQQHFETFRDRFADWPIKVEGISRFKTGANKTAALKGLEDGTTDIVVGTHKLLQKDVKFKDLGLLIIDEEHRFGVQQKERIKALRADVDILTMTATPIPRTLNMAMSGVRDLSIIATPPARRLAVKTFVKKWDENLVKEAVLREILRGGQVYYLHNEVKTIEKTAEDLAKLIPDARIGVAHGQMTERQLESVMSDFYHKRFNVLVCTTIVETGIDVPNANTIVLERADKFGLAQLHQLRGRVGRSHHQAYAYLMTPIEKKITKDAEKRLDAISHAQDLGAGFMLATHDLEIRGAGELLGEEQSGHIQNVGFSLYMELLERAVEAIKQGKELSLDSPVETGAEINLRIPALIPDDYLPDVHNRLILYKRISNAKNEEDLKELQVEMIDRFGLLPEQVKFLFRVTELKFELDKLGIVKLDAGESAGRIEFGSDTKIDPYTMVRMVQTKPASFKLDGANALKFYFDMPDAESRFKQVAEVLTLLSGKS